In Vibrio hippocampi, a single genomic region encodes these proteins:
- a CDS encoding sensor domain-containing diguanylate cyclase codes for MVTRVNLEDRGVKRYSLTVFVCGIMFTVLILHLVSIGQKQTTQNNVEFFIDRQVESLETLVNNDISFIGAGASFFQATNPPAWVHFSTFAQPLIANSKSLVAMQWMKTVYPEQITDYVAKMRTRFPGYSIKTMPEFGVIKQGYVGDGNKAIYLISDTFPINKANVETLGFYPSNPKITQLIDAAKSTGLPAISGRTVLLQDRAVEGQPQRGFLAFYPVFKSGSQTLQGVVVGAIRSTVYFDNMVTHTSWGQDIGVRVLDIALSDPSNTILYQNSHWDSNQGQVTEVTMKFYNHDWTLQFKQDHRMSDSDIFLLACIAFSGVVISLLLAYVVQLMLREQYRLAMLVSRRTRDLQYLVDRDPLTEVYNRRAFNRLAEYQIERHQCFSLVIVDIDNFKTINDQYGHVTGDAILRKVACFMRGYVSDKDTVFRLGGDEFAIISERHDYLTLGHYLSNLCRQIEHLEWPDIDHDFSCTLSIGAAIYRGEQLEQLLNRADEQLYFSKEQGRNRASVV; via the coding sequence CTTAGTGAGTATTGGGCAGAAACAGACGACACAAAACAATGTTGAGTTTTTTATTGATAGGCAAGTTGAGTCTCTCGAAACACTGGTCAACAATGACATCAGTTTTATTGGCGCAGGTGCCAGTTTTTTTCAAGCGACCAACCCTCCCGCATGGGTTCATTTTTCCACATTCGCACAACCACTGATAGCTAACTCTAAAAGCCTTGTCGCCATGCAGTGGATGAAGACGGTGTATCCGGAGCAAATAACGGATTATGTCGCAAAAATGCGTACGCGATTTCCCGGTTATAGCATAAAAACGATGCCTGAATTCGGAGTGATCAAACAAGGCTATGTCGGTGATGGTAATAAAGCGATTTATCTGATTAGTGATACCTTTCCTATCAATAAAGCCAACGTTGAAACTCTTGGGTTCTATCCTTCTAACCCCAAAATCACTCAATTGATTGATGCTGCAAAAAGCACCGGACTTCCCGCTATCTCTGGGCGCACGGTCTTGTTGCAGGATCGAGCGGTAGAAGGGCAGCCCCAACGTGGGTTTTTAGCATTTTATCCTGTGTTCAAATCGGGCAGTCAAACTTTGCAAGGTGTCGTTGTTGGTGCGATACGCTCCACGGTGTACTTCGACAATATGGTTACTCATACCTCTTGGGGGCAAGATATCGGAGTCCGTGTCTTGGATATCGCGCTATCCGACCCTTCAAACACTATTCTCTATCAAAATTCTCACTGGGACAGTAATCAAGGTCAAGTCACCGAAGTGACGATGAAGTTTTATAACCATGATTGGACTCTACAATTCAAGCAAGACCATAGAATGTCTGACAGCGATATATTTCTGCTCGCTTGTATCGCCTTTAGCGGTGTCGTAATTTCATTGTTGCTTGCTTATGTTGTACAACTGATGTTGCGGGAGCAGTACAGACTGGCGATGTTGGTCAGTCGCCGTACTCGCGACTTACAATATCTCGTCGATCGCGACCCATTGACCGAAGTCTATAATCGCCGAGCCTTTAACCGACTGGCGGAATATCAAATTGAGCGCCATCAGTGCTTCTCATTAGTTATTGTTGATATTGATAATTTCAAAACGATCAACGACCAATATGGGCATGTCACCGGAGACGCTATTCTGCGTAAAGTAGCCTGCTTTATGCGAGGTTACGTATCAGATAAAGATACAGTGTTTAGACTGGGTGGCGATGAGTTCGCAATTATCTCAGAAAGGCATGACTATCTCACGTTAGGCCATTATCTTTCCAATTTATGCCGCCAAATCGAACATTTAGAATGGCCCGATATTGATCATGATTTCTCATGCACCTTGAGTATTGGTGCAGCAATTTACCGGGGCGAGCAATTAGAACAGTTGTTAAACCGCGCCGATGAACAGCTCTACTTTAGTAAGGAGCAAGGACGAAATAGAGCCAGTGTTGTGTGA
- a CDS encoding 3'-5' exonuclease yields the protein MNYNRVVCFDLEMCCWNKDGVGTTGEIIEVGLAEIDLVKQQIVKRAQYYVKPEQDEISLFCTELTGITPKKIAKQGRPLQSVIQSMIKNFGGPNKIYTAWGRDDLILFEECAAKQIDAPFKEFINLATVYRMQKRLKDKRIGHRAAQEAQGIEWEGRQHSGYVDAYNLAKLALTLL from the coding sequence ATGAATTATAATCGCGTTGTTTGTTTTGATCTTGAGATGTGTTGTTGGAACAAGGATGGTGTTGGTACAACAGGCGAGATCATTGAGGTCGGTTTAGCTGAGATAGATCTGGTTAAGCAACAGATCGTTAAACGCGCGCAATACTATGTAAAGCCTGAACAAGATGAGATATCCCTGTTTTGCACCGAATTAACAGGGATCACGCCTAAAAAAATCGCCAAGCAAGGGCGTCCGTTGCAATCCGTTATCCAGTCGATGATCAAAAACTTTGGCGGCCCTAATAAAATCTATACCGCTTGGGGACGAGATGACCTTATTCTGTTTGAAGAGTGTGCCGCCAAGCAGATCGATGCACCATTCAAAGAGTTTATTAATCTTGCTACCGTCTATCGTATGCAGAAACGATTGAAAGATAAGCGTATTGGGCACCGAGCAGCACAAGAAGCGCAGGGTATTGAATGGGAAGGGCGACAGCACTCTGGCTATGTCGATGCCTATAATCTGGCCAAGCTTGCTTTGACCTTACTGTGA
- a CDS encoding TerB family tellurite resistance protein, whose protein sequence is MFNAITSIFKQLIEGDDLATHTHRPTPELAIAALLIEVSKADHTVEADEEQAKVALLCRLLTLEAPQAEELITRANAFVEQSVSLYDFTSQLRELPQEKRYHLIKAMWDVAHADGVIDPLEDAVIRKAAELLYVDHSEFIRAKLESSQAKP, encoded by the coding sequence ATGTTTAATGCTATTACTTCAATATTTAAACAACTTATTGAAGGAGACGATCTCGCCACCCACACCCACCGCCCCACTCCAGAACTCGCGATCGCTGCTCTGCTAATCGAAGTTTCGAAGGCTGACCACACGGTTGAAGCAGATGAAGAGCAAGCTAAAGTGGCGCTGCTATGTCGCTTGTTGACACTGGAGGCACCGCAAGCCGAGGAATTGATAACTCGCGCCAACGCCTTTGTAGAACAATCGGTTTCACTGTATGACTTTACTTCGCAACTACGTGAATTACCCCAAGAGAAACGTTATCACTTGATCAAAGCGATGTGGGATGTGGCTCATGCCGATGGTGTGATTGACCCGCTCGAAGACGCCGTTATTCGCAAAGCGGCGGAATTACTCTATGTTGACCATAGTGAGTTCATTCGTGCGAAATTAGAATCGTCGCAAGCTAAACCATAA
- a CDS encoding MipA/OmpV family protein: protein MILATELSEQEWGIAALWRTSSISFDTQGADTSVSTFIPTLYFQNDYVFIDGLTAGAHLYNSDDDIWQLNAIGRLRFVDIPKDEQNQNGGDSADFGLQLQYQMDQNWVAQAELLSDKGHRYHGNLRLLGEYELGALELKPNVTLRYKDADFNSQYYGQYNGVSESIGAGLDYSVGVEAKYHVYSNLYLLGETNLRMLDNNAYHASVIDQRFEGEVFVGFGFFNDKTKTKSRSQGISSKGPKPYVRVAHGWATPSNMNEIFSFNREKDPYNNQLTSVFYGHPLTDELFGLPLDIYLSPGIAHHWDSEVQSASTEFVTLLKAYYTFTWPVDFRLGVGNGVSYIDSVTYIEQTEMDEKEKRSNKFMNYIDISLDVSLASLTKSNRLENWWLGYSLHHRSSIFETASQYGRIKGGSNYNTVYLQYHF from the coding sequence ATGATTTTGGCGACAGAGTTAAGTGAGCAGGAGTGGGGCATCGCTGCGCTTTGGCGCACGTCATCGATATCTTTTGACACTCAAGGCGCGGATACATCGGTATCGACTTTTATTCCAACCCTGTATTTTCAAAACGATTATGTGTTTATTGATGGACTCACTGCAGGCGCGCATTTATACAACAGCGATGATGACATTTGGCAATTGAATGCTATTGGTCGACTTCGATTTGTTGATATCCCCAAAGACGAGCAAAACCAGAATGGTGGAGATAGCGCTGATTTCGGGTTACAACTTCAATATCAAATGGATCAGAACTGGGTAGCTCAAGCCGAACTGCTTTCAGATAAGGGTCATCGCTACCACGGTAATTTGAGATTATTGGGTGAATATGAACTGGGTGCGTTGGAGCTGAAACCTAACGTCACCTTGCGTTACAAAGATGCGGATTTCAACTCGCAGTATTACGGTCAATACAATGGTGTCAGCGAAAGTATTGGGGCGGGCTTAGATTATAGCGTCGGTGTTGAAGCGAAGTATCATGTTTACTCCAACCTGTATCTACTCGGTGAAACCAACCTACGCATGTTAGACAATAATGCCTATCACGCCTCGGTCATTGATCAACGCTTCGAGGGGGAGGTGTTTGTTGGCTTTGGTTTCTTTAATGATAAAACCAAAACCAAGTCGCGCTCACAGGGGATAAGTAGCAAAGGTCCAAAACCGTATGTAAGAGTGGCACATGGTTGGGCGACACCGTCTAACATGAACGAAATTTTCTCGTTTAATCGCGAGAAAGATCCCTACAACAACCAACTTACCTCGGTATTTTATGGTCATCCACTCACGGATGAGTTGTTTGGTCTGCCTTTAGACATTTATCTTAGCCCGGGTATTGCTCATCACTGGGACTCCGAAGTGCAAAGTGCAAGCACCGAGTTTGTAACTCTGCTTAAAGCTTACTACACCTTTACTTGGCCGGTAGATTTCCGCTTAGGTGTAGGAAACGGTGTTTCTTATATTGATAGCGTGACGTATATCGAACAGACCGAGATGGATGAAAAAGAGAAACGCTCCAATAAGTTTATGAACTATATCGATATTTCTTTAGATGTGAGTTTGGCTTCGTTGACCAAAAGTAACCGCTTGGAAAACTGGTGGCTAGGTTATTCACTTCACCACCGTAGCTCGATATTTGAAACCGCCTCGCAATACGGGCGTATCAAGGGCGGAAGCAACTACAATACGGTGTATCTGCAATACCACTTCTAA
- the hrpA gene encoding ATP-dependent RNA helicase HrpA: MTSSQHKDSSVSAKTNSAQSLRKALNDCMIKDRFRLSKRISGANKINNPQARSAVFDEIAADIAQSMMVAQQRENHKPKISYPELLPVSQKKQDIADAIANHQVVIVAGETGSGKTTQLPKICAELGRGKFGLIGHTQPRRLAARSVANRIAEEMESNLGDFVGYKVRFNDQISDQTQVKLMTDGILLAEIQHDRYLNQYDTIIIDEAHERSLNIDFILGYLRELLPKRPDLKVIITSATIDPERFSNHFNNAPIIEVSGRTYPVDTRYRPLSGDDDTDRDQLEGIFDAVDELCDEGLGDILIFMNGEREIRDTADALNKRNLKDTEVVPLYARLSAGEQNKIFQSHRGRRIVLATNVAETSLTVPGIKYVIDPGTARISRYSYRTKVQRLPIEPISQASANQRKGRCGRVEEGICIRLYSEEDFESRPEFTDPEILRTNLASVILQMTAIGLGDIEAFPFVEAPDKRNIQDGVRLLEELGAINDKVKDPRKRLTTMGRQLAKLPIDPRLARMVLEAPRLGCLKEVMVIASALSIQDPRERPSDKQQSSDDKHKRFFDKESDFITFVNLWDYVQGKQKELSSNQFRKQCKQDFLNYLRVREWQDVYFQIHQAMREMDGKLNQEAADYQSIHTALLVGLLSHVGVKDQEKNDYQGARNARFHIFPGSGLFKKQPKWIISAELVETSKLWGRIVAKIQPEWIEPVAKHLIKRSYSEPHWSKKRAAVMAHEKVMLYGVPIVPKRLVNYGPIDAVISRGIFVRSALVEGDWETKHAFFKQNRKLLQEVEELEHKSRRRDILVDDDELFNFYDQRVGTEVVSGRHFDTWWKKASANDSELLNFEKEMLFRGDASHVTELDYPNFWHQAGFKLKLSYQFEPGEDNDGVTVHIPLPILNQIEPQGFDWQIPGLREELIISLIKALPKSLRKNFVPAPNYAQAFLARVTPMEMPLLDALEKELRRMTGTEVLREDWNLEQIPDHLKITYRAVDHRNRKLKEHRDLYELKESLKEKVQQTLSKVADDDIEQQGLHTWSFGSLPKVYAQKRGGFDVKAYPALVDNKDSVEIKLFETEAEQELVMREGQRRLILLNVPSPIKYLHANLPNKSKLGLYFNPYGRVMDLIDDCIACGVDKLIEQQGGLVWQDDKFEALKEHVRAELGDTVVDIAQQVETILTTAFQINKKLKGRVDLAMAFALSDIKAQIEGLIFRGFATECGWQRLPDILRYLKAIERRMEKLPIDPNRDRVHLLKVESVTQNYKELLNKIPKGMKVPDNVKQIRWMIEELRVSYFAQQLGTPYPVSDKRVINAIDAC, encoded by the coding sequence TTGACTTCCTCGCAACACAAAGACAGTTCAGTCTCCGCGAAAACCAATAGCGCACAGTCATTAAGAAAAGCACTGAATGACTGTATGATAAAAGACCGTTTTCGTCTCTCAAAGCGTATTTCAGGCGCGAACAAAATTAATAACCCACAAGCTCGCTCTGCGGTTTTTGACGAGATCGCTGCGGATATCGCTCAATCAATGATGGTCGCGCAACAGCGTGAAAATCATAAACCAAAAATCAGTTATCCAGAGCTACTGCCGGTTAGTCAGAAGAAACAAGATATCGCCGATGCGATTGCCAATCACCAAGTGGTGATTGTGGCGGGTGAAACGGGCTCGGGTAAGACCACTCAGCTACCTAAAATCTGTGCTGAGTTGGGGCGTGGTAAGTTTGGTCTTATTGGTCATACGCAGCCAAGACGTCTCGCCGCACGCTCGGTCGCTAACCGAATCGCGGAAGAGATGGAATCTAATCTCGGTGATTTTGTCGGTTATAAGGTTCGATTCAACGATCAAATCTCAGACCAGACGCAAGTGAAGTTGATGACTGATGGTATCTTGCTGGCAGAGATACAGCATGACCGTTATCTGAATCAATATGACACCATCATTATTGATGAAGCGCACGAACGTAGCCTTAATATTGATTTTATCTTGGGTTACCTGCGCGAGTTGTTGCCCAAGCGTCCCGATCTTAAAGTTATTATTACCTCTGCTACCATTGATCCCGAGCGTTTCTCTAATCACTTCAACAATGCGCCAATTATTGAAGTGTCAGGTCGAACCTACCCAGTAGACACCCGCTATCGACCGCTTAGTGGTGATGACGATACCGACAGAGATCAACTGGAAGGCATCTTCGACGCGGTGGATGAGCTATGTGATGAAGGACTGGGTGATATTCTTATCTTTATGAACGGTGAACGTGAAATCCGTGATACCGCAGATGCACTCAATAAGCGTAATCTGAAAGATACTGAAGTCGTCCCGCTTTATGCGCGTTTGTCCGCGGGTGAGCAGAACAAAATTTTCCAATCTCATCGCGGCAGACGTATTGTGCTTGCCACCAACGTCGCAGAAACGTCATTAACGGTTCCCGGTATTAAATACGTTATCGATCCGGGTACAGCGCGTATCAGTCGCTATAGTTATCGCACCAAAGTACAACGTTTACCGATTGAGCCGATTTCACAAGCGAGCGCCAATCAGCGTAAAGGTCGCTGTGGTCGTGTCGAAGAGGGGATCTGTATTCGCCTCTATTCCGAGGAAGACTTTGAATCCCGTCCCGAGTTTACCGACCCAGAAATTCTTCGTACCAACTTAGCGTCGGTTATTTTACAGATGACGGCGATTGGTTTGGGCGATATTGAGGCCTTCCCATTTGTTGAAGCACCGGACAAGCGCAACATTCAAGACGGTGTTCGCCTGCTGGAAGAGTTGGGCGCAATCAACGATAAAGTCAAAGATCCGCGTAAGCGGTTGACGACGATGGGTCGCCAGTTAGCGAAACTGCCTATCGATCCAAGATTAGCGCGTATGGTGCTTGAAGCGCCGCGCCTTGGCTGTTTAAAAGAAGTCATGGTGATCGCTTCTGCGCTCTCAATCCAAGATCCTAGAGAGCGCCCGAGTGATAAACAGCAATCTTCCGACGACAAGCACAAGCGCTTCTTTGATAAAGAGTCAGACTTCATCACCTTTGTGAACCTGTGGGACTACGTGCAAGGCAAACAAAAAGAGTTGTCGAGTAATCAATTCCGTAAGCAGTGTAAGCAAGATTTCCTCAACTACCTTCGGGTACGTGAATGGCAAGACGTCTATTTTCAGATCCATCAAGCAATGCGTGAAATGGACGGCAAGCTCAACCAAGAAGCGGCGGATTATCAGTCGATTCATACCGCGCTGTTGGTCGGGTTGTTATCCCATGTTGGTGTGAAAGATCAGGAGAAAAACGATTATCAGGGCGCTCGTAATGCCCGTTTCCATATCTTCCCTGGCTCCGGTCTATTTAAGAAACAGCCCAAATGGATTATCTCCGCCGAGTTGGTCGAGACGTCCAAATTGTGGGGGCGCATTGTGGCGAAGATCCAACCTGAATGGATTGAGCCCGTCGCCAAGCATCTGATTAAACGCAGCTACAGCGAACCACATTGGTCGAAAAAACGTGCCGCGGTCATGGCACATGAAAAAGTCATGCTGTATGGCGTGCCCATTGTACCGAAGCGCTTAGTGAATTATGGACCAATCGACGCGGTGATTAGCCGAGGAATATTTGTCCGCAGTGCCTTGGTTGAAGGGGATTGGGAAACCAAACATGCCTTCTTTAAGCAGAACCGCAAGCTATTGCAGGAAGTGGAAGAGTTAGAACACAAATCTCGCCGTCGCGATATCTTAGTTGACGATGACGAGCTGTTTAACTTCTATGACCAGCGTGTCGGCACAGAAGTCGTTTCAGGTCGTCACTTTGATACGTGGTGGAAGAAAGCCAGCGCTAACGACAGCGAACTACTCAACTTTGAGAAGGAGATGCTGTTTAGAGGTGACGCCAGTCATGTGACGGAGTTGGACTATCCAAACTTCTGGCACCAAGCGGGCTTTAAGCTCAAGCTCAGCTACCAGTTTGAACCCGGTGAAGACAATGATGGGGTTACGGTGCATATTCCGTTGCCAATCCTCAATCAGATCGAGCCACAAGGGTTTGATTGGCAGATCCCGGGATTGCGTGAAGAGTTGATTATCTCCTTAATCAAAGCACTGCCAAAGAGTCTGCGTAAGAATTTTGTTCCTGCACCTAACTATGCTCAAGCATTTCTTGCTCGCGTGACTCCAATGGAGATGCCATTGCTAGACGCACTAGAAAAAGAGTTACGTCGTATGACGGGAACCGAAGTGCTGCGTGAAGATTGGAACCTTGAGCAAATTCCGGATCACTTAAAAATCACTTACCGCGCCGTTGATCACCGCAATCGCAAGCTTAAAGAGCATCGCGATCTTTACGAGCTTAAAGAAAGCTTGAAAGAGAAAGTACAGCAAACGCTGTCAAAAGTAGCGGATGATGACATCGAGCAACAAGGTTTGCACACTTGGAGCTTTGGTTCACTGCCTAAGGTGTACGCGCAAAAACGTGGTGGTTTTGATGTTAAAGCTTATCCAGCTTTAGTCGATAATAAAGACAGTGTTGAAATCAAACTGTTTGAAACCGAAGCGGAACAAGAGTTGGTGATGCGAGAAGGTCAACGTCGTTTGATCTTGTTAAACGTGCCGTCACCGATTAAGTATTTGCACGCGAACTTACCGAACAAGTCAAAGCTCGGACTTTACTTTAACCCTTACGGGCGAGTGATGGATCTGATTGACGACTGTATCGCCTGTGGGGTCGATAAGCTGATCGAACAACAGGGCGGTTTGGTGTGGCAAGATGATAAATTTGAAGCACTGAAAGAGCATGTACGCGCTGAGTTGGGTGACACCGTGGTCGATATTGCCCAGCAAGTCGAAACCATATTGACGACCGCTTTTCAGATCAACAAAAAGCTCAAAGGTCGTGTCGACTTAGCGATGGCGTTTGCTCTGTCTGATATCAAAGCACAAATCGAAGGTTTGATTTTCCGCGGCTTTGCCACGGAATGTGGTTGGCAACGTTTACCCGACATTCTTCGCTACCTTAAAGCGATTGAGCGCCGCATGGAAAAACTGCCGATTGACCCAAATAGAGATCGGGTACATCTATTAAAAGTTGAATCAGTGACACAAAATTACAAAGAGTTACTGAATAAGATACCGAAAGGAATGAAAGTACCCGATAACGTGAAACAGATACGTTGGATGATTGAAGAGTTACGAGTAAGCTACTTTGCTCAACAGCTTGGTACACCTTATCCCGTGTCTGATAAACGTGTTATCAACGCCATAGATGCGTGTTAA
- a CDS encoding outer membrane beta-barrel protein, with protein MKKTLLALMLAGASTTAFADAWLYGGVSAGSADYNGNSDTPLGFHVGTGILPIIGIEGGYWKHGSYDLTGGHVEMGSWYGALKPSIDIGPIQLWAKGGFHYFEGSYKGGLSSRNDADGTDIMYGLGADYFVTDLLSIGASWQRFSGVKTISSDKELDSFSFNATIHIF; from the coding sequence ATGAAAAAAACACTATTAGCGCTTATGCTTGCTGGCGCATCGACTACAGCTTTCGCTGACGCTTGGTTATATGGTGGTGTATCTGCAGGTAGTGCAGATTACAATGGCAACAGCGATACTCCACTGGGTTTCCATGTGGGTACTGGCATCTTACCTATTATTGGTATTGAAGGTGGTTACTGGAAACATGGTAGCTACGACTTGACTGGCGGTCATGTTGAGATGGGTTCATGGTATGGAGCACTAAAGCCAAGCATCGATATTGGTCCAATCCAACTGTGGGCTAAAGGCGGCTTTCACTACTTTGAAGGTAGCTACAAAGGTGGTCTAAGCAGTCGAAACGATGCCGACGGTACTGATATCATGTACGGTCTGGGCGCTGACTATTTCGTTACCGATCTACTTTCAATTGGTGCAAGTTGGCAACGTTTCAGTGGTGTAAAAACCATCAGTAGCGATAAAGAACTGGATAGCTTCAGCTTTAACGCAACGATTCATATCTTCTAA
- a CDS encoding MFS transporter, with amino-acid sequence MTFPIAIFAIAQTLLYACFYYIFPATLLEWEAMTSWNRIDITLAFTLSIAISGLCSPIAGHFIDKGKGPIVIAAGVMLGGCLLWCLQYDLSLTQFYLIWIGIGIAMSSCLYEPIFAYIIKYRGQKAKADITTITLVAGFASTLCFPTVRYLLTHYTLSHVMMVAAVLVIGLVLPFYCACRQLKNQSVETWEHHSTAQFSERKPSALSLINNRIFLLLAVSFALLGLAHTVVISHLLPLLDERELTLQSATLIASLIGPMQVFGRIVSIFADKVLNLVNLTLSCFIGINLALIALYFAGDNLALLVIFVMFQGGSYGVISIMKPLVIKHFMGKSNMGVISGMLALPYLLCSAIAPYLGSIIWQTGSYYAVILCMLLFSAIALACFTVLTGLSKRMDNDEATDHLDLVQKS; translated from the coding sequence ATGACATTTCCTATCGCGATTTTCGCTATCGCACAAACTCTGTTGTACGCATGTTTCTACTATATTTTCCCTGCCACACTGCTTGAGTGGGAGGCGATGACTTCATGGAATCGTATCGATATTACCCTTGCGTTTACCTTATCCATTGCGATTTCTGGCTTATGCTCGCCTATCGCCGGTCATTTTATTGATAAGGGTAAAGGTCCGATTGTGATTGCTGCGGGCGTGATGCTCGGCGGTTGCTTGTTATGGTGCTTGCAATACGACTTATCGCTGACCCAGTTTTATCTTATTTGGATTGGGATTGGTATTGCGATGTCCAGTTGTCTCTATGAGCCGATATTTGCTTATATCATTAAGTATCGTGGTCAAAAGGCGAAAGCCGACATTACCACGATTACATTAGTCGCCGGATTTGCGAGTACCCTGTGTTTTCCCACTGTCCGTTATTTACTGACCCATTACACCCTTAGTCATGTGATGATGGTAGCGGCTGTATTGGTGATTGGTTTGGTATTGCCCTTTTATTGCGCCTGTCGCCAATTGAAGAACCAAAGCGTCGAAACGTGGGAACATCATTCAACCGCTCAGTTTAGCGAGCGCAAGCCCTCCGCCCTCTCCCTCATCAACAATCGGATATTCTTGTTACTCGCCGTCAGTTTCGCGCTGCTTGGTTTGGCTCATACCGTGGTGATTAGCCACCTTCTGCCACTATTGGATGAACGAGAGCTCACATTACAAAGCGCAACATTAATCGCCTCGTTGATCGGACCGATGCAGGTATTTGGGCGGATTGTGTCAATTTTCGCAGATAAAGTGCTTAACTTGGTGAACCTTACCTTGAGTTGTTTTATCGGCATCAACTTAGCGCTTATCGCCCTCTACTTTGCGGGAGACAATCTTGCATTATTGGTGATCTTTGTGATGTTCCAAGGAGGAAGCTACGGCGTGATCAGTATTATGAAACCATTGGTTATCAAACACTTTATGGGGAAAAGCAATATGGGAGTGATCTCGGGAATGTTAGCTTTGCCTTATTTACTCTGCTCAGCGATTGCGCCTTATCTTGGCTCAATTATCTGGCAAACGGGCAGTTATTACGCGGTTATCTTGTGCATGTTGTTATTTAGTGCCATCGCGCTAGCCTGCTTTACGGTATTAACGGGATTATCGAAACGAATGGACAATGACGAGGCAACTGACCACCTAGATTTGGTGCAAAAGTCTTAA
- a CDS encoding IucA/IucC family protein encodes MLIPHLYYLERYRNKGTRTYSTHASFTEAVDCYRPDSDREQFELPVLTLPKDKVNIYLANPTQALANKFIGSSEVNFCIHPQVLEAPGADTSPLRGEALPQQNSSISVVPSSSTRTLFVLDDEIPHAVKVHFPFKVSRYTRKMRDEVIEQAVNVSLELENGIDQMGDDFAYLREVIGISYKQEQTLDQRGENWGYVVRDMRPFPYVAEARKLIPGFALFGEDFYQPDTPPILYGLIAEQNPLDFVLHNIMLPIVRHWVDCFRHFGYIIEPHGQNVLIELDQSNAITRIVHRDLSVGIDMRRRRDIGLSSDKLNQYNRMENSAFHSIAYDRFMGNHFFTRLVECCIAKFPYLAKEDFTIPCQREFARRLPEYRNYFPKNIWYFSEERDPFNKPLYEDTGVVPEWRPCDE; translated from the coding sequence ATGTTAATACCCCACTTATATTATCTTGAGAGATATCGCAATAAAGGTACTCGAACCTACAGCACACATGCTTCGTTTACAGAAGCTGTTGATTGCTATCGACCGGATTCTGATAGAGAGCAGTTTGAACTTCCGGTGCTGACTCTGCCGAAAGACAAAGTGAACATCTACCTCGCCAATCCAACACAAGCGCTAGCAAATAAATTTATTGGTTCTTCGGAGGTGAATTTCTGTATCCACCCGCAAGTGTTGGAGGCTCCAGGCGCAGATACTTCCCCATTGCGAGGCGAAGCGTTACCACAACAAAATAGTTCAATATCGGTTGTTCCAAGTTCATCGACGCGAACGCTGTTTGTTTTGGATGATGAGATACCACATGCAGTAAAAGTCCACTTCCCTTTTAAGGTATCCCGATACACACGCAAAATGCGTGACGAAGTGATAGAGCAAGCGGTCAATGTCTCTTTGGAGCTAGAAAATGGCATTGACCAAATGGGAGACGATTTCGCCTATTTACGCGAAGTCATCGGTATCAGCTATAAACAAGAACAAACGTTAGACCAAAGGGGTGAAAACTGGGGCTACGTGGTACGAGATATGCGACCTTTCCCATATGTTGCAGAAGCTCGCAAACTAATACCGGGATTTGCACTATTCGGGGAGGACTTCTACCAACCCGATACCCCGCCCATTCTTTACGGATTGATCGCCGAGCAAAACCCACTCGATTTTGTGCTGCACAATATTATGCTACCTATCGTTCGGCACTGGGTCGATTGTTTCCGTCACTTTGGCTATATCATTGAGCCTCACGGACAGAACGTTCTGATAGAGCTAGATCAATCAAACGCTATCACCCGTATTGTTCATCGCGACTTAAGTGTTGGCATTGATATGAGAAGAAGAAGAGATATTGGTCTGTCCAGTGACAAACTCAACCAATATAACCGAATGGAAAACAGTGCTTTTCATAGTATCGCTTATGATCGCTTTATGGGAAATCACTTCTTCACTCGTCTCGTTGAGTGCTGTATTGCCAAGTTTCCCTACCTAGCGAAAGAAGATTTCACGATTCCTTGTCAAAGAGAGTTTGCTCGGCGACTACCAGAGTACCGAAATTACTTTCCGAAGAACATCTGGTATTTCAGTGAGGAAAGGGATCCGTTTAATAAACCCCTCTACGAAGATACGGGCGTTGTACCAGAATGGCGACCATGTGATGAGTAA